One segment of Streptomyces sp. NBC_00576 DNA contains the following:
- a CDS encoding NUDIX domain-containing protein has translation MHQDTTSEVPATARGAVAIITNRHGELLLHLRDDLPGVIAWPNHWSVLGGGCDPGEHPHEAIVRELDEEAGLAVTGLTEIFEIRDEHGSGQLITFFSGTWDGDETALPLAEGVKLQFFAPEHLDILTIPPFIRDGIHRHLAARPA, from the coding sequence ATGCACCAGGACACCACCTCCGAAGTCCCGGCCACCGCCCGCGGCGCGGTCGCGATCATCACCAACCGCCACGGCGAACTCCTCCTCCATCTGCGGGACGACCTGCCGGGCGTCATCGCCTGGCCGAACCACTGGTCGGTCCTGGGCGGCGGCTGCGACCCCGGCGAACACCCGCACGAGGCGATCGTCCGCGAGCTCGACGAAGAAGCCGGCCTGGCCGTCACCGGCCTTACCGAGATCTTCGAGATCCGCGACGAGCACGGCTCCGGACAGCTGATCACCTTCTTCTCCGGCACCTGGGACGGCGACGAGACCGCCCTGCCGCTGGCCGAGGGCGTCAAGCTCCAGTTCTTCGCACCCGAACACCTCGACATCCTCACGATCCCGCCGTTCATCCGGGACGGGATCCACCGCCATCTGGCCGCCCGGCCCGCCTGA
- a CDS encoding asparagine synthetase B family protein has protein sequence MCGIAGLAGADAVRHEHTVGAMGASQAHRGPDGTMHAASSDGRAVLAMNTLLVVDPQAMPGPYLDRESGVLLAFNGEIYNHRQQATAWGIPLAARETDAHFVLRAWAKIGPSCLDGLDGMFALAVYDPRVGKLYLARDRLGEKPLYWRLDGGRLAFASEVTTLTGYGPAPLVLRPEVMALETPVGVDTPFQGIQLLAPATLLTFDVATGSLHQHTGWSLTGRQPFAGTYTEALARFSVVLAEQVPLRAPSCDFALLLSGGLDSSVLAYLLRPPVCVTVRYPGQDRLDESQIAATIARDIGAELVVVEPDHLDFTRVLPHMVGALDYPMGNASTFSEYMAYRKVADLGLRVVVGGLGPDEFLMGYVCHALVLFGPDAVLNAGMDPYRPLAAKLMHTAGESLDPAEALTRLVLRGPDPEGRIRDLIASVMGRSDGDLARALTLADLATAWRPLVMTSDKLASAFALERRSPYLARELVELSYRLPAEYKICHPAEGKRILRDAAKALGLPREVWGSRDKLGFASPVPAWLNGPLAAWADAQIHTSLTEAPVSWRPLLEGGLKQGGRFDRTRMQALMASVWFHDQTVRAAA, from the coding sequence ATGTGCGGAATCGCAGGACTGGCCGGAGCCGACGCCGTCCGCCACGAGCACACGGTCGGTGCCATGGGCGCCTCGCAGGCCCACCGCGGCCCGGACGGCACCATGCACGCAGCGTCATCCGACGGGCGGGCGGTGCTGGCGATGAACACGCTGCTGGTCGTCGACCCGCAGGCGATGCCCGGCCCCTATCTCGACCGTGAGTCCGGCGTACTGTTGGCCTTCAACGGCGAGATCTACAACCACCGTCAGCAAGCGACTGCTTGGGGCATCCCGCTCGCCGCCCGGGAGACGGATGCGCACTTCGTGCTGCGGGCCTGGGCGAAGATCGGACCGTCCTGCCTGGACGGGCTGGACGGCATGTTCGCCCTCGCGGTCTACGACCCCCGGGTCGGGAAGCTGTACCTCGCGCGGGACCGGCTCGGCGAGAAGCCCCTCTACTGGCGTCTGGACGGCGGCCGGCTCGCGTTCGCCTCCGAGGTCACCACCCTGACCGGATACGGACCGGCCCCGCTGGTCCTGCGGCCGGAGGTGATGGCGTTGGAGACGCCGGTCGGCGTCGACACCCCCTTCCAGGGCATCCAACTGCTGGCTCCCGCGACCCTGTTGACCTTCGACGTTGCCACTGGCTCCCTCCACCAGCACACCGGGTGGTCGCTGACAGGCCGACAGCCCTTCGCCGGCACCTACACCGAGGCCCTGGCCCGGTTCTCCGTGGTCCTCGCCGAGCAGGTCCCGCTCAGGGCCCCGTCCTGCGACTTCGCGCTCTTACTGTCCGGGGGACTGGACTCGTCGGTGCTGGCCTACCTGCTGCGGCCGCCGGTCTGCGTCACCGTCCGCTACCCGGGCCAGGACCGGCTGGACGAGTCGCAGATCGCCGCGACGATCGCCCGGGACATCGGCGCCGAACTGGTGGTCGTCGAGCCGGATCACCTCGACTTCACCCGGGTCCTTCCGCACATGGTGGGCGCCCTTGACTACCCGATGGGCAACGCGTCCACGTTCTCCGAGTACATGGCCTACCGGAAGGTCGCCGACCTCGGCCTGCGGGTCGTCGTCGGCGGGCTCGGCCCGGACGAATTCCTCATGGGCTATGTCTGTCACGCACTGGTCCTCTTCGGCCCCGACGCTGTGCTGAACGCCGGAATGGATCCCTACCGGCCACTGGCCGCCAAGCTCATGCACACCGCCGGGGAGAGCCTTGATCCGGCGGAGGCGCTCACCCGGCTCGTTCTGCGCGGCCCGGACCCCGAGGGGCGCATCCGGGACCTGATCGCGAGCGTGATGGGCCGCTCCGATGGTGATCTGGCCCGCGCACTCACCCTCGCGGACCTGGCGACGGCCTGGCGGCCGCTGGTGATGACCAGCGACAAGCTTGCCTCTGCCTTTGCGTTGGAACGCCGGTCTCCCTATCTGGCGAGGGAGTTGGTCGAGCTGTCCTACCGGCTGCCCGCGGAGTACAAGATCTGCCACCCCGCCGAGGGCAAGCGGATCCTGCGGGACGCGGCGAAGGCCCTCGGGCTTCCCCGCGAGGTCTGGGGCAGCCGGGACAAACTCGGCTTCGCCAGCCCGGTCCCCGCCTGGTTGAACGGCCCCCTCGCGGCCTGGGCCGACGCCCAGATCCATACCTCCCTCACCGAGGCCCCGGTCTCATGGCGGCCCCTGCTGGAGGGCGGCCTCAAGCAGGGCGGCCGGTTCGACCGCACACGGATGCAGGCCCTGATGGCGTCGGTCTGGTTTCACGACCAGACGGTGAGGGCTGCCGCATGA
- a CDS encoding sporulation protein, translating to MASTVRRPRPPNTDLARLIEACGASHKSLALRVNQLAHGSGMETDYSHTSVANWCRRGMTPKWPVPKLLAQAISERLGRPVDLGDIGMGEAETIDASVGLDFPRDPADAVRVATMFWSSVNRRDFLAGSGFAASAFTTPVTRWLVTPADETADHSGGKQVGRADLDELRDAADDARRWDSKYGGGNWKANSVTDCLDHRAAPLLQGSFSDEIGRELFSVTAELSRLAGWTAFDVGQHEAAQRHFIQALRLARAGGDVQLGCYVLTTMAMQTLMRGFASEAIDMTQGAFNRAKGQAAPRVLAFTKLIEARAHARENDPRAASRALATSESLLGQAKTDGGDEPAWIDFYAHSRLSADAAEIFRDLKNPKAALAWNRQAAAMPSGAFTRSVGMRLAIVATAHLQARDHGLELGHRSVDILARVQSARAKDYVREFNTALAPWRREPAVREFVHRTRKELGVAA from the coding sequence GTGGCATCGACCGTCCGCCGGCCCCGTCCGCCCAACACGGACCTGGCCCGGCTCATCGAGGCCTGCGGCGCGAGCCACAAGTCCCTGGCTCTGCGCGTTAACCAGCTCGCCCACGGCTCCGGGATGGAGACGGATTACTCGCACACGTCCGTGGCGAACTGGTGCCGCCGCGGCATGACGCCGAAGTGGCCGGTGCCGAAGCTGCTGGCGCAGGCCATCAGCGAGCGGCTGGGACGGCCCGTCGACCTGGGCGACATCGGTATGGGCGAGGCAGAGACAATCGACGCGTCGGTGGGGTTGGATTTCCCCAGGGACCCCGCCGACGCCGTCCGCGTCGCCACCATGTTCTGGAGCTCTGTGAACCGCCGCGACTTCCTGGCCGGATCCGGCTTCGCCGCCTCCGCGTTCACCACCCCCGTCACCCGATGGCTCGTCACCCCCGCCGACGAGACCGCCGATCACAGCGGCGGGAAGCAGGTCGGCCGGGCCGACCTCGACGAACTGCGCGACGCCGCCGACGACGCCCGCCGCTGGGACTCCAAGTACGGCGGCGGGAACTGGAAGGCCAACTCCGTCACCGACTGCCTCGACCACCGGGCCGCCCCACTCCTTCAAGGCAGCTTTTCCGACGAGATCGGCCGCGAACTCTTCTCCGTCACCGCCGAGTTGTCCCGGCTGGCCGGATGGACAGCATTCGATGTCGGCCAGCACGAAGCCGCCCAGCGCCACTTCATCCAGGCCCTCCGCCTCGCCCGCGCCGGCGGCGACGTACAGCTCGGCTGCTACGTACTCACCACCATGGCCATGCAGACCCTCATGCGCGGCTTCGCATCCGAAGCCATCGACATGACCCAGGGCGCCTTCAACCGCGCCAAGGGACAGGCCGCACCGAGAGTGCTGGCATTCACCAAGCTGATCGAGGCCCGCGCTCACGCTCGCGAAAACGACCCGCGGGCCGCCTCGCGAGCCCTCGCTACCTCCGAGAGCCTGCTGGGCCAGGCGAAGACCGACGGCGGTGACGAGCCCGCGTGGATCGACTTCTACGCGCACTCCCGCCTGTCCGCGGACGCCGCCGAGATCTTCCGGGACCTGAAGAACCCCAAGGCCGCCCTCGCCTGGAACAGACAAGCCGCCGCCATGCCATCCGGCGCCTTCACCCGCTCCGTCGGCATGCGCCTCGCCATCGTCGCAACCGCCCACCTCCAGGCCCGCGACCACGGCCTCGAACTCGGCCACCGGTCCGTCGACATCCTCGCCCGCGTCCAGTCCGCCCGCGCCAAGGACTACGTACGCGAGTTCAACACCGCCCTCGCCCCCTGGCGACGCGAGCCGGCCGTCCGGGAGTTCGTCCACCGGACCCGCAAGGAACTCGGTGTCGCCGCCTGA
- a CDS encoding sugar phosphate isomerase/epimerase family protein, translated as MPFEELARRAAEWGYDGLEIAASGDHLDLARADEDDAYVQSRLDILDRHGLKVWAISNHLTGQAVCDDPIDFRHQAILRDHVWGDGDAEGVRQRAAEDMKRAARVARKLGVDVVVGFTGSSIWPYVAMFPPVPGEVIDRGYEDFANRWNPILDVFDAEGVRFAHEVHPSEIAYDYWTSVRTLEAIDRRAAFGFNWDPSHMAWQGIDVVSFITDFSDRIYHVDCKDTRIRKASGRQGVLGSHLPWGDPRRGWDFVSTGHGDIPWEDAFRALASICYDGPISIEWEDAGMDRLHGAAEAVRYIRSLLWKLPEASFDAAFSNQ; from the coding sequence ATGCCCTTCGAGGAGCTGGCACGCCGCGCCGCCGAGTGGGGTTACGACGGCCTGGAGATCGCCGCCAGCGGTGACCACCTGGATCTCGCCCGCGCCGACGAGGACGACGCCTACGTGCAGTCCCGGCTCGACATCCTCGACCGCCACGGGCTGAAAGTGTGGGCCATCTCCAACCACCTGACCGGCCAGGCCGTGTGCGACGACCCCATCGACTTCCGCCACCAGGCGATCCTGCGCGACCACGTATGGGGCGACGGCGACGCCGAGGGCGTACGGCAGCGCGCCGCCGAGGACATGAAGCGGGCCGCCCGCGTGGCCCGCAAGCTCGGTGTCGACGTCGTCGTCGGCTTCACCGGATCGTCGATCTGGCCCTACGTCGCCATGTTCCCGCCCGTGCCCGGCGAGGTCATCGACCGCGGCTACGAGGACTTCGCGAACCGGTGGAACCCCATCCTCGACGTCTTCGACGCCGAGGGCGTGCGCTTCGCCCACGAGGTGCACCCCAGCGAGATCGCGTACGACTACTGGACCAGCGTGCGCACCCTGGAGGCCATCGACCGCCGCGCGGCCTTCGGGTTCAACTGGGACCCCTCGCACATGGCCTGGCAGGGCATCGACGTGGTGTCGTTCATCACCGACTTCTCCGACCGCATTTACCACGTGGACTGCAAGGACACCCGCATCCGCAAGGCCAGCGGCCGCCAGGGCGTCCTCGGCTCCCATCTGCCGTGGGGCGACCCGCGCCGCGGCTGGGACTTCGTCTCGACCGGACACGGCGACATCCCCTGGGAGGACGCCTTCCGGGCGCTCGCGTCGATCTGCTACGACGGCCCCATCTCCATCGAATGGGAAGACGCCGGCATGGACCGCCTACACGGCGCGGCCGAGGCCGTGCGCTACATCCGCTCCCTGCTGTGGAAGCTCCCCGAGGCGTCCTTCGACGCCGCCTTCAGCAACCAGTAG
- a CDS encoding Gfo/Idh/MocA family protein, giving the protein MAIIGTGMIAAAHLRAARDAGAAVVGVLGSLPERSLEAAERWGVATGYPSLPELLEARPDVVHICTPNNTHIAYAHAVVEAGLHMVVEKPIATSLTEARELAAAVHDAGTVATVPYVYRYHPLVREIRSRRESGALGELLLVHGSYLQDWLVSPDASTWRVDPRTGGASRAFADIGSHWADLAEFVSGERFTAVTASTSIAYPTRPVASGPSFGGSAHGVRVPVETEDIAVATFRTERGMLANTVISQVSAGRKNRLWLELDGSLGSAVFDQEQPESVWFGTERGATVVRRGEGEVAGDQGRLNRVPPGHPQGWPDAFAAFCADTYAAVKGEQRTGLPTIDDGLRSLEIIDALLHSAATGDWTEIGAADTVLTAETEKS; this is encoded by the coding sequence GTGGCGATCATCGGGACCGGCATGATCGCGGCGGCACATCTGCGCGCGGCCCGGGACGCCGGTGCCGCGGTCGTCGGCGTGCTGGGCTCCCTCCCTGAGCGGTCCCTGGAGGCCGCGGAGCGGTGGGGTGTCGCAACCGGTTACCCGAGCCTGCCTGAGCTGCTGGAGGCACGGCCGGACGTCGTGCACATCTGCACGCCCAACAACACCCACATCGCCTACGCGCACGCCGTCGTCGAGGCCGGGCTCCACATGGTCGTCGAGAAGCCGATCGCCACCAGCCTGACCGAAGCGCGCGAGCTGGCGGCCGCCGTCCACGATGCCGGAACGGTCGCGACGGTGCCGTACGTGTACCGCTATCACCCCCTGGTGCGGGAGATCCGCAGCCGTCGCGAGTCGGGCGCTCTGGGCGAGCTGCTGCTCGTGCACGGTTCCTACCTTCAGGACTGGCTCGTTTCCCCCGACGCGTCGACCTGGCGGGTCGACCCCCGGACCGGCGGCGCCTCGCGCGCCTTCGCGGACATCGGATCGCACTGGGCGGATCTGGCCGAGTTCGTCTCCGGTGAGCGGTTCACCGCCGTGACCGCCAGCACGTCCATCGCCTATCCCACGCGCCCCGTCGCCTCCGGCCCCTCCTTCGGCGGCAGCGCGCACGGAGTGCGCGTGCCCGTCGAGACCGAGGACATCGCGGTCGCGACGTTCCGCACCGAACGGGGCATGCTCGCGAACACCGTGATCTCGCAGGTCTCCGCCGGCCGCAAGAACCGGCTGTGGCTGGAGCTCGACGGTTCGCTCGGATCGGCCGTGTTCGACCAGGAGCAGCCCGAGTCGGTCTGGTTCGGAACCGAGCGTGGTGCGACGGTCGTCCGTCGTGGCGAAGGTGAGGTCGCAGGCGACCAGGGACGACTCAACCGCGTGCCACCCGGCCACCCGCAGGGCTGGCCCGACGCGTTCGCGGCGTTCTGCGCCGACACCTACGCTGCCGTCAAAGGCGAACAGCGCACCGGACTTCCCACGATCGACGACGGCCTGCGATCCCTTGAGATCATCGACGCACTTTTGCACAGCGCCGCCACCGGTGACTGGACCGAGATCGGTGCCGCTGACACAGTGCTCACCGCCGAAACGGAGAAGTCGTGA
- a CDS encoding sugar phosphate isomerase/epimerase family protein, whose protein sequence is MTSPPLTRRTAINPLPWILSDGGYRLDRAVLDEAMTALSAIGFTHFTIELPPEMSPADYGTLLADHSLAAAPGYFCAPFHERERHHEAVEAIKRHAQAHLELGVDSAFIAADLLPDRMARPAVGTGHDADRTLVVAEGLAAAAEAAAAEGVRYGLHPHVGSAVEIEQEVRAVLDSTAGSALWFGPDTGHLRWAGAVPEKLVADYADRVLNVHLKDVDAEAADTARQRGEDYLTATGHSKVWMEPGRGAIDFDAVLAALPDAFDGWYVIEVDVPNIGTPAQSSAASLAFLRQHPHFTATAGGAE, encoded by the coding sequence ATGACCTCCCCGCCCCTCACGCGCCGTACGGCGATCAATCCGCTGCCCTGGATCCTGAGCGACGGCGGATACCGACTCGACCGGGCCGTCCTGGACGAAGCCATGACCGCACTGTCCGCCATCGGCTTCACGCACTTCACCATCGAACTGCCCCCGGAGATGAGCCCCGCCGACTACGGCACGCTCCTGGCCGACCACTCGCTCGCGGCGGCGCCCGGGTACTTCTGCGCCCCTTTCCACGAACGCGAGCGTCACCACGAGGCAGTCGAAGCGATCAAACGTCACGCACAGGCGCACCTCGAGCTCGGCGTCGACAGCGCGTTCATCGCCGCCGACCTGCTGCCCGATCGCATGGCACGACCCGCCGTCGGTACGGGACACGACGCCGACCGGACGCTGGTCGTGGCCGAAGGCCTCGCCGCCGCGGCCGAAGCGGCCGCCGCAGAGGGCGTGCGCTACGGGCTGCACCCCCATGTCGGCTCCGCCGTCGAGATCGAGCAAGAGGTGCGCGCGGTGCTGGATTCCACCGCGGGCAGCGCGCTGTGGTTCGGCCCCGACACCGGCCACCTGCGCTGGGCCGGCGCCGTACCCGAGAAGCTCGTCGCGGACTACGCGGACCGGGTGCTGAACGTCCACCTGAAGGACGTCGACGCCGAGGCGGCGGACACCGCACGGCAGCGCGGCGAGGACTACTTGACGGCGACCGGCCACTCGAAGGTGTGGATGGAGCCCGGCCGCGGCGCGATCGACTTCGATGCCGTCCTCGCCGCGCTCCCCGACGCCTTCGACGGTTGGTACGTCATCGAGGTGGACGTGCCGAACATCGGCACCCCCGCACAGAGCAGCGCCGCATCGCTGGCGTTCCTGCGACAGCACCCCCACTTCACGGCCACGGCCGGCGGTGCCGAATGA
- a CDS encoding heme-degrading domain-containing protein produces MTDLITTLEGQEKELVFESFDHADAWRLGSGITAIAKKAGHAVGIDIRRPGLILFRAALPGITPDQDMWITRKAAVVLRMEASSALVDARLSAAGVDPAAIGWLGAEYAVTGGSFPIRVRDVGVVAAVTASGLSSQEDHDLIVEGIRAHLAHGGSA; encoded by the coding sequence ATGACGGATCTCATCACCACACTGGAAGGTCAGGAGAAGGAGCTGGTCTTCGAGTCGTTCGACCACGCTGATGCCTGGCGACTGGGCTCGGGCATCACCGCGATCGCGAAGAAGGCCGGCCATGCGGTCGGCATCGACATCCGGCGGCCCGGCCTGATCCTGTTTCGCGCCGCCCTGCCAGGCATCACGCCCGATCAGGACATGTGGATCACCCGGAAAGCTGCGGTCGTGCTGCGTATGGAGGCCAGCAGCGCGCTGGTGGACGCCAGGCTGTCCGCGGCGGGGGTCGACCCCGCTGCGATCGGATGGCTGGGCGCGGAGTACGCGGTCACGGGAGGCTCGTTCCCCATCCGGGTCCGGGATGTCGGTGTCGTCGCGGCCGTCACCGCCTCCGGTCTGTCCTCGCAGGAGGATCACGACCTCATCGTCGAAGGCATCCGCGCCCACCTCGCCCACGGAGGCAGCGCATGA
- a CDS encoding Gfo/Idh/MocA family protein, which produces MLPSRLPEPHLYLPGTGEPSLRWGIVGPGWIAGEFAKAVRNHTAQQIVAVASRSLDRASAFAATHGIGLALGSTEQLVTHPDVDVVYVATPQSEHLTVGLAAIAGGKHVLIEKPFTVSAAEARTLADAARAAGVLVMEAMWSRYLPHTSVIRRLLADGALGEIRTVFADHGQAITADPEHRLYRPELGGGALLDLGIYPVQFASMVLGAPTRVTAVGGMTKTGVDAHSTLVLTHERDAQATLHTSILARTPMTAVIAGSEATLSIDGIFYAPTSFTLSSAGDPFGPELTWSDPTGLKLFDGLSWEATALARFVGEGRTESPVHTLDETISILATIDEARAQIAAS; this is translated from the coding sequence ATGCTGCCGTCCCGTCTGCCGGAGCCCCACCTCTATCTGCCTGGCACCGGAGAGCCTTCGCTTCGCTGGGGCATCGTTGGCCCCGGCTGGATCGCCGGCGAGTTCGCGAAGGCCGTGCGCAACCACACTGCTCAGCAGATCGTGGCGGTCGCCTCCCGCTCCCTCGACCGAGCGTCAGCGTTTGCCGCCACCCACGGCATCGGCCTCGCCCTGGGATCCACGGAACAGCTCGTGACCCATCCCGATGTCGACGTGGTCTACGTCGCGACCCCGCAGAGCGAGCACCTCACCGTCGGCCTGGCGGCGATCGCGGGAGGCAAGCATGTGCTGATCGAGAAGCCCTTCACCGTGAGCGCGGCCGAGGCGAGGACCCTCGCCGACGCGGCGCGGGCCGCCGGGGTGCTGGTGATGGAGGCGATGTGGAGCCGCTATCTGCCGCATACCTCGGTCATCCGCCGGCTTCTCGCCGACGGCGCGCTCGGGGAGATCCGTACCGTCTTCGCCGATCACGGACAGGCGATCACGGCGGACCCTGAGCACCGCCTCTACCGACCCGAACTCGGTGGCGGGGCGCTGCTGGACCTGGGCATCTATCCGGTGCAGTTCGCCTCGATGGTGCTCGGGGCCCCCACCCGGGTGACTGCCGTCGGCGGCATGACCAAGACGGGCGTCGACGCCCACTCGACCCTGGTACTCACCCACGAACGCGACGCGCAGGCGACGCTCCACACCTCGATCCTGGCCCGCACCCCGATGACCGCCGTGATCGCCGGAAGTGAGGCGACGCTCAGCATCGACGGCATTTTCTACGCGCCGACCTCCTTCACCCTCTCCTCGGCAGGCGATCCCTTCGGCCCGGAGCTCACCTGGAGCGACCCGACGGGCCTCAAGCTGTTCGACGGGCTCTCGTGGGAGGCCACGGCACTGGCGCGCTTCGTCGGCGAGGGCCGCACCGAGTCACCCGTCCACACGCTCGACGAGACCATCTCGATCCTCGCCACCATCGACGAGGCGCGAGCCCAGATCGCCGCGTCCTGA
- a CDS encoding MFS transporter: MATRTPAPPVTNQIPVRSASNWYIAAIGLAQFGIFVAILAPVIVSMQLKAQELNPGNPASVVAVALSIGSIGAILGNPLFGALSDRTRTRWGRRRPWLLGGIVFLLVGLAAVALSTNVLTLTLSWLLCQLASNAAFAALMASFADNVPESQRGRASSVLGLAQNIAILAGIYAAALLVANLPLLFIVPGVVGVACVVVYVLVTPDRIPETPMESFSVMAIVRAFWTNPVKHPDFGLAWASRFMIVLAMFLFTTFRLFYMQDHLGLTEERAVSAVATGVLLYTIALMASAALSGWLSDRLARRKIFVAGSTLLFGIGLVVLVYADTVGHFYIAEIVMGLAYGVYTAVDNALVIDVLPDPGKPGKDLGVLNIANSLPQSFAPALGALLLGLGGGDNYPALLWCAGIVALIGAAVIIPIRGVR, translated from the coding sequence ATGGCGACGAGAACTCCCGCACCCCCCGTCACGAACCAGATCCCCGTCCGATCCGCCAGTAACTGGTACATCGCCGCGATCGGACTCGCCCAGTTCGGGATCTTCGTGGCGATCCTTGCGCCCGTCATCGTGAGCATGCAGCTCAAGGCCCAGGAGCTGAACCCCGGCAATCCGGCATCCGTCGTAGCGGTGGCGCTGTCGATCGGCTCCATCGGAGCGATCCTCGGCAATCCCCTGTTCGGGGCACTCAGCGACCGGACCCGGACACGATGGGGGCGACGTCGGCCGTGGCTGCTGGGCGGCATCGTGTTCCTGCTCGTCGGCCTCGCCGCGGTGGCCCTCTCGACGAACGTGCTGACACTGACGCTGTCGTGGCTGCTGTGTCAGCTCGCGTCCAACGCGGCGTTCGCCGCGCTCATGGCCAGCTTCGCCGACAACGTGCCCGAGTCGCAGCGCGGACGGGCATCCAGCGTCCTCGGCCTCGCCCAGAACATCGCGATCCTGGCAGGCATCTACGCGGCCGCGCTCCTCGTCGCGAACCTGCCGCTGTTGTTCATCGTGCCCGGTGTCGTCGGTGTCGCCTGCGTGGTCGTCTACGTGCTGGTCACCCCCGACCGCATCCCGGAGACCCCCATGGAGTCCTTCTCCGTGATGGCCATCGTCCGCGCGTTCTGGACCAATCCCGTGAAGCACCCGGACTTCGGTCTGGCCTGGGCGTCGCGGTTCATGATCGTCCTCGCGATGTTCCTGTTCACGACCTTCCGGCTCTTCTACATGCAGGACCACCTCGGGCTCACCGAGGAGCGGGCGGTCTCAGCCGTCGCGACCGGCGTGCTCCTGTACACCATCGCCCTGATGGCGAGCGCCGCACTGTCCGGCTGGCTGTCCGACAGGCTCGCCCGCCGCAAGATCTTCGTCGCGGGTTCGACGCTGCTCTTCGGTATCGGGCTCGTCGTGCTGGTCTACGCCGACACCGTGGGCCACTTCTACATCGCCGAGATCGTCATGGGCCTGGCCTACGGCGTGTACACCGCGGTCGACAACGCTCTCGTGATCGATGTGCTGCCCGATCCGGGGAAGCCGGGCAAGGACCTCGGCGTCCTGAACATCGCCAACTCGCTGCCGCAGTCCTTCGCGCCCGCGCTCGGCGCTCTCCTCCTCGGCCTCGGCGGCGGAGACAACTACCCGGCACTGCTCTGGTGCGCGGGCATCGTCGCCCTGATCGGCGCCGCCGTCATCATCCCCATCCGTGGGGTGCGTTGA
- a CDS encoding LacI family DNA-binding transcriptional regulator codes for MTTGVEGSRIPRRGKGSGRLPTMQDIAAHLGVSRQLVSLVMRGVPGPSAESRERILAAAGELGYRPNASARLLRQNRTRLIGMMFEMRNPFQVRFVERLFVRAAEKGFGLVLGPVTVERSTDAVVAELMEERVEALVAFNPAPGSAALAEACDLVPVVWLGDWVQAPEVDNVHVDEVEGLRLAIEHLVGLGHRDIVYVGGLGGRVGRDRADAYRAAMTTFGLSDQAEVLSSDFWEEGGAAAAREIVARTRRPTAVVCCGDQCAAGVMAVFARSGIRVPEDVSVVGFDDSYLSSLSYHRLTSVRQDVEATVEATLGSVLERLDGDDGPRRVVATATTLVVRESTGPAQTGA; via the coding sequence ATGACGACCGGCGTGGAGGGCTCGCGGATCCCCAGGAGGGGCAAGGGCTCCGGTCGACTGCCGACGATGCAGGACATCGCCGCCCATCTGGGTGTGTCTCGTCAGCTTGTCTCGCTGGTGATGAGAGGTGTACCGGGGCCGAGCGCGGAGTCGAGGGAGCGGATCCTCGCCGCCGCGGGTGAGCTCGGGTACCGGCCGAACGCGTCCGCGCGCCTGCTGCGTCAGAACCGCACCCGTCTGATCGGGATGATGTTCGAGATGCGCAACCCCTTCCAGGTGCGCTTCGTGGAGAGACTCTTCGTTCGGGCGGCGGAGAAGGGATTCGGGTTGGTGCTCGGCCCCGTGACGGTCGAGAGGTCTACGGATGCCGTCGTCGCCGAGCTGATGGAGGAGCGCGTCGAAGCCCTGGTCGCGTTCAACCCCGCCCCAGGATCGGCCGCGCTCGCCGAGGCGTGCGATCTCGTTCCTGTCGTCTGGCTGGGCGACTGGGTGCAGGCGCCCGAGGTCGACAACGTCCACGTCGACGAGGTCGAGGGGCTTCGTCTCGCGATCGAGCATCTGGTCGGCCTGGGGCACCGTGACATCGTCTACGTCGGCGGGCTCGGCGGGCGCGTGGGGCGGGACCGCGCCGACGCCTATCGCGCCGCGATGACCACGTTCGGGTTGTCCGATCAGGCCGAGGTGCTGTCCAGCGACTTCTGGGAAGAGGGCGGCGCCGCGGCCGCGAGGGAGATCGTCGCGCGTACTCGGCGTCCGACGGCCGTGGTGTGCTGCGGGGATCAGTGCGCGGCGGGCGTGATGGCGGTGTTCGCGCGGTCGGGGATCCGGGTACCTGAGGACGTCTCCGTCGTCGGATTCGACGACAGCTACCTCTCGTCGTTGTCGTATCACCGGTTGACGTCGGTGCGGCAGGACGTCGAGGCGACGGTCGAGGCGACGTTGGGATCGGTACTTGAGCGGCTTGACGGAGACGACGGTCCGCGCCGTGTCGTCGCCACGGCGACGACACTCGTGGTGCGCGAGTCGACGGGGCCGGCGCAGACCGGGGCGTGA